A single Carnobacterium inhibens subsp. inhibens DSM 13024 DNA region contains:
- a CDS encoding DUF488 domain-containing protein, producing MDDYQLNMKRVYEKPEKEDGYRILVDRIWPRGVSKDKAAINEWAKEITPSSTIRKEFDHQPQKFEWFKQAYWTELTDNPRLESFLIHVFEQLEQTPVTFVYAAKDEEFNHVVVLMDYIKTIKAT from the coding sequence ATGGATGATTATCAGTTAAATATGAAGCGAGTCTATGAAAAACCTGAGAAGGAAGACGGTTACCGCATTTTAGTTGATCGAATATGGCCTAGAGGGGTATCAAAAGATAAAGCAGCTATCAATGAATGGGCAAAAGAGATCACTCCATCTTCAACCATTCGCAAAGAGTTTGATCATCAACCTCAAAAGTTTGAATGGTTTAAACAAGCTTACTGGACGGAATTAACAGATAATCCTAGATTAGAGTCATTTCTAATTCATGTATTTGAGCAATTAGAACAGACACCTGTAACATTTGTCTATGCCGCAAAAGATGAAGAATTCAATCATGTGGTTGTTTTGATGGATTACATTAAGACAATAAAAGCGACATGA
- a CDS encoding ABC transporter ATP-binding protein, whose amino-acid sequence MLKRFLSYYKPYKNLFILDFGCAIVAAILELSFPLVVNRVIDDLLPSENWTLIVTASLSLLFLYIVNTSLQYVVVYFGHKLGVNIETDMRRELYGHLQKQPFSYYDNQKTGKLMTRLTTDLFEISEVAHHGPEDVFITFITLGGAFALMLTVHVQLALATFVMIPFITIALVFFNKRMTKINTKIFNDLGEFSAGIEASVSGIRVVQAFANEEHEAGRFEILNQAYRKSKILFYKMMGISSSYNYLLIRLINLFALFFGAYYTIQGEITYGDFVGFILLSNIFVRPIEKVNTMIESYPKGIAGFKRLTEELDKEPAIQDKEDAIEVKRLNGNIDYKSVSFWYDSSKKVLDGIDLSIQAGETVAFVGPSGAGKTTICNLLPRFYEVNEGEITIDGINIQDMSMHSLREQVGVVQQDVYLFPGSIRENVAYGKLDASEEEIRRAVQLAHLEKVVADMPEGLDTIIGERGVKLSGGQKQRLSIARMFLKNPPILILDEATSALDTETEQVIQESLNSLAKGRTTLIIAHRLATIKHATRIIVVNEEGIAEQGSHDELLAKNGAYKKLHDAQFS is encoded by the coding sequence ATGTTAAAACGTTTTTTAAGTTATTATAAGCCGTATAAAAATTTATTTATTTTGGATTTTGGATGTGCTATTGTAGCAGCTATCTTAGAGCTGTCATTTCCACTAGTTGTTAATCGAGTCATTGATGATTTACTGCCTTCAGAAAACTGGACACTCATTGTGACTGCATCGTTGTCTTTGCTATTTTTATACATTGTAAATACATCACTGCAATATGTAGTCGTTTATTTTGGTCATAAACTAGGAGTAAACATTGAAACAGATATGCGTCGAGAACTATATGGACATCTACAGAAACAGCCTTTCAGTTATTACGACAATCAGAAAACAGGTAAACTGATGACACGCTTGACGACTGATTTGTTCGAAATATCAGAAGTGGCTCACCATGGTCCAGAAGATGTATTTATCACATTTATTACTTTAGGCGGTGCCTTCGCCCTTATGCTGACGGTACATGTCCAATTAGCTTTAGCTACATTTGTGATGATTCCTTTTATCACGATTGCTTTAGTTTTTTTCAACAAACGAATGACCAAGATCAATACAAAAATCTTTAATGACTTAGGTGAATTTAGTGCTGGAATTGAAGCCTCTGTCAGCGGAATACGTGTTGTACAAGCTTTTGCAAATGAAGAACATGAAGCTGGCAGATTTGAGATTCTGAACCAAGCTTACCGAAAATCAAAAATCTTATTTTATAAAATGATGGGGATCAGTTCTTCATATAATTACTTGCTCATCCGTTTGATTAATTTATTTGCTTTATTTTTTGGAGCATATTACACGATACAAGGTGAAATTACTTATGGTGATTTTGTAGGATTTATTTTATTGTCCAATATTTTTGTTCGACCAATTGAAAAAGTAAATACAATGATTGAAAGTTATCCTAAAGGAATTGCTGGATTTAAACGTTTAACAGAAGAATTGGATAAAGAACCGGCGATTCAAGATAAAGAGGATGCCATTGAAGTGAAACGATTGAATGGAAATATTGACTATAAAAGCGTTTCTTTTTGGTATGATTCTTCCAAAAAAGTTTTAGATGGAATTGATTTATCCATTCAAGCTGGTGAAACTGTGGCCTTTGTGGGTCCTAGTGGAGCAGGTAAGACAACAATTTGTAATTTATTGCCTCGTTTTTATGAAGTTAATGAAGGTGAGATAACGATTGATGGCATCAATATCCAAGATATGTCGATGCATTCACTGAGAGAACAAGTTGGTGTAGTGCAACAAGACGTGTATCTTTTTCCAGGTAGTATCAGAGAAAATGTCGCTTATGGAAAATTGGATGCAAGTGAAGAAGAAATACGACGTGCTGTTCAATTGGCTCATTTGGAAAAAGTAGTTGCTGATATGCCTGAGGGACTAGATACGATCATTGGTGAGAGAGGTGTTAAATTATCCGGTGGTCAAAAGCAACGTCTATCTATTGCTCGGATGTTTTTAAAGAATCCGCCTATTTTGATCTTAGATGAGGCTACTTCTGCTTTAGATACTGAAACAGAACAAGTCATCCAAGAATCCTTAAACTCATTAGCAAAAGGTCGTACCACATTGATTATTGCTCATCGCTTAGCGACAATCAAGCATGCTACACGGATTATCGTTGTCAATGAAGAAGGAATTGCTGAACAAGGTAGCCATGATGAGTTATTAGCAAAAAATGGCGCATACAAAAAGCTGCATGACGCGCAATTTAGTTAA
- a CDS encoding metallophosphoesterase codes for MKKFKLILFLLIIPTISFCVYGYYQNRSLDIEYQTIALEDLPQELNQLKIVHLSDTHFERNRISIETLLSEIEKVQPDLIFLTGDLMDRTADLKNIPLAEFGSSLMAIAPTYAVSGNHETSSGQLAEWEKEISQSGVLLLNNTQITLDLKGTQLALVGVRDESYPSEVPVQGPLDDMPILLLAHHPEYFEQYLTSNPLIQPDITFSGHAHGGQIRVPLVGPLYAPGQGFSPKYTTGIYDSEQDASKKLVVSRGIGNSLFPFRINNKPHLLVITLERTK; via the coding sequence ATGAAGAAATTTAAACTTATTTTATTTTTACTCATAATTCCAACTATTTCTTTTTGTGTCTATGGTTATTACCAGAATCGTTCATTAGACATTGAATACCAAACTATTGCACTAGAGGACCTTCCTCAAGAATTAAACCAATTAAAAATTGTTCATCTATCAGATACTCATTTTGAAAGAAATCGCATTTCAATTGAGACGTTACTTTCTGAAATTGAAAAAGTACAACCGGATCTAATTTTTCTAACGGGTGATTTAATGGATCGTACAGCTGATTTGAAAAATATCCCTCTAGCGGAATTCGGCAGTTCTTTAATGGCTATCGCACCAACTTATGCTGTTTCAGGAAATCATGAGACAAGCAGCGGACAATTGGCAGAATGGGAAAAAGAAATTAGCCAAAGCGGTGTCCTATTATTAAACAATACACAAATCACCTTAGACTTAAAAGGTACTCAACTAGCTTTAGTGGGCGTTAGAGATGAAAGTTATCCTAGCGAAGTACCTGTACAAGGTCCACTAGACGATATGCCAATACTTTTACTCGCTCATCATCCTGAGTACTTCGAACAGTATTTAACTTCTAATCCTTTGATTCAGCCAGATATCACATTCAGCGGTCATGCACACGGTGGTCAAATAAGAGTACCCCTTGTCGGTCCTTTATACGCTCCTGGCCAAGGATTTTCCCCTAAGTATACAACTGGCATTTACGACAGCGAACAAGATGCTTCAAAAAAACTAGTGGTAAGCCGAGGAATTGGAAATAGCCTATTCCCATTTCGAATCAACAACAAACCTCATTTGTTAGTCATTACTCTTGAACGCACGAAATAA
- a CDS encoding transcription repressor NadR has translation MDATKRRNSIVSILLQENRAVSARKLASELNVSRQIIVGDVALLRASGMDVIATPKGYVLESESMTNKYIGKLASQHNAAETKDELYDIVDNGGEIVDVIVEHPVYGELKGRLAISSRYDADKFLEAIENKQANLLSELTDGVHLHTIACADKKAFERIKDTLENHGFIYKN, from the coding sequence ATGGATGCAACTAAAAGAAGAAACAGTATCGTTTCTATTTTATTACAAGAGAATAGAGCTGTAAGTGCGAGAAAATTAGCGTCAGAACTGAATGTGAGTCGTCAGATCATAGTTGGGGATGTGGCTTTATTGAGAGCAAGCGGAATGGATGTAATCGCTACACCAAAAGGATATGTTTTGGAATCAGAATCTATGACGAATAAATATATTGGCAAATTGGCCAGCCAACATAATGCTGCTGAAACCAAAGACGAGCTGTATGACATAGTAGATAATGGTGGAGAAATAGTAGATGTTATAGTGGAACACCCGGTTTACGGAGAATTGAAAGGACGATTAGCCATTTCTTCTCGTTATGATGCAGATAAATTTTTAGAAGCCATTGAAAATAAACAGGCTAATTTATTATCTGAATTAACAGATGGAGTACACTTGCATACTATTGCTTGTGCAGACAAAAAAGCCTTTGAAAGAATCAAAGATACCCTTGAGAATCATGGGTTTATCTATAAAAATTAA
- the dnaG gene encoding DNA primase encodes MMIPEETVNKIRQETNIADVVSQYVQLKKKGKNLFGFCPFHEERTPSFSVTEEKQIFHCFSCGRGGNVFTFLMEVDGLTFPEAVIKTAEMSQVQLDDSLVQNHDHNNQATDSTKEKLIRVHEDSAELFHHILLNTKIGEDALDYLTQRGLTRDIIDTFNIGFAPQERTMLHQYLIGKNNEQELLQKTGLFVEKDNGDLIDRFYNRIMFPIRNQQGKTVGFSGRIFQQDTEGAPKYLNSPETQLFNKRNILFNFDLARASIRREKEVILFEGFMDVIGAWQAGVTNGIASMGTSLTNEQIHLIDRVTDHVLIAYDGDSAGIEATKRASELLATETNFDIEIIRFSEGMDPDEYIKKNGSDAFKELIAHGRDTLFSFKMAYYRRSLNLSNESERLGYIEKILTELLSVTSAVERELYFKQLANEFELSMDSLKEQFQQKFHDSRKERTKEKHQQMQQRSSIEVTVPQVQRQKRKPDNIEYAERLLLNRLFHFEEAWIIVKNAADEFHFAHDEYQMVFILYESFREHTNHEGSIDAFIDFVKEPELKNLIVEIELLSISDEISTREVEDYLDVISRKSVLQTQLKEKQEALTEASRRGDKEQLRVLMIEVVNLSRLLKN; translated from the coding sequence ATGATGATTCCAGAAGAAACGGTCAATAAAATACGACAAGAAACCAATATAGCGGATGTTGTCAGTCAATATGTTCAGTTGAAAAAGAAAGGAAAAAACCTATTTGGCTTTTGTCCATTTCATGAAGAACGAACTCCTTCCTTTTCAGTTACAGAAGAAAAACAAATTTTCCACTGTTTTAGTTGTGGACGAGGCGGAAACGTCTTCACTTTTCTAATGGAAGTTGATGGATTAACTTTTCCAGAGGCTGTTATTAAAACAGCTGAAATGAGTCAAGTACAACTAGATGATTCTTTGGTGCAAAACCACGATCATAACAATCAAGCGACTGACTCAACAAAAGAAAAACTTATCCGCGTTCACGAAGATAGTGCTGAATTGTTTCATCACATTTTATTGAATACTAAAATTGGAGAAGATGCTCTAGACTATTTGACTCAAAGAGGATTGACTAGAGACATAATTGATACCTTTAATATTGGTTTTGCTCCACAAGAAAGAACTATGTTGCATCAGTATTTAATTGGAAAAAATAATGAGCAAGAGTTATTGCAAAAAACAGGTTTGTTTGTTGAAAAAGATAATGGAGATTTAATTGACCGATTTTACAATCGAATCATGTTTCCTATTCGAAATCAGCAAGGAAAAACGGTTGGTTTCTCTGGCCGGATTTTTCAACAAGACACTGAAGGAGCACCAAAATATTTAAATAGTCCTGAAACTCAGTTGTTTAACAAGCGAAATATTCTTTTTAACTTCGATCTTGCACGAGCCTCTATCAGACGAGAAAAAGAAGTTATCTTATTTGAGGGTTTTATGGATGTAATCGGTGCTTGGCAAGCAGGGGTGACCAATGGAATTGCTTCAATGGGAACCAGTCTGACAAATGAGCAGATTCATTTGATTGATCGAGTAACGGATCACGTATTAATTGCTTATGATGGAGATTCTGCAGGGATAGAAGCCACCAAAAGGGCTAGTGAACTTTTAGCGACAGAGACCAATTTTGATATTGAGATTATTCGTTTCTCTGAAGGTATGGATCCTGATGAATATATCAAAAAAAATGGGTCAGATGCTTTTAAAGAATTGATTGCTCACGGAAGAGATACACTATTTAGTTTCAAGATGGCTTATTACCGCAGATCGCTCAACTTATCAAATGAAAGTGAACGGTTAGGGTATATCGAAAAGATATTAACAGAACTGCTTAGTGTAACATCAGCTGTTGAAAGAGAACTTTATTTCAAGCAATTAGCGAATGAGTTTGAGCTTTCAATGGATTCTTTAAAAGAGCAATTTCAACAAAAGTTTCATGATTCTCGTAAAGAACGAACAAAAGAGAAGCATCAGCAAATGCAACAACGTTCTTCAATCGAGGTAACTGTTCCTCAAGTACAAAGGCAAAAAAGAAAGCCGGATAACATTGAATATGCAGAGCGTTTATTGTTAAATCGCCTATTTCATTTTGAAGAAGCGTGGATAATCGTAAAAAACGCTGCAGATGAATTCCACTTTGCACACGATGAGTATCAGATGGTGTTTATTTTGTATGAGAGCTTCCGTGAACATACAAATCATGAAGGTTCGATTGATGCATTCATTGATTTTGTTAAAGAACCGGAGTTGAAAAATTTAATTGTTGAAATTGAACTGTTATCTATCAGTGATGAAATTTCTACCAGAGAAGTTGAAGATTATTTAGATGTGATTTCAAGAAAATCCGTTCTTCAGACGCAGTTAAAGGAAAAACAAGAAGCCTTAACAGAAGCATCACGAAGAGGCGATAAAGAACAACTTCGAGTATTAATGATTGAAGTAGTCAATTTATCTCGATTATTGAAAAATTAA
- the rpoD gene encoding RNA polymerase sigma factor RpoD produces MADKKPKTTKKAYDSEVKVLIKEYKAAGTIHYDELTNKIVTPFSLSVDEMDELIQTVEDAGVGVVGDDGGPTARQLKLKELKAEKDAEKPEDLTAPPGVKINDPVRMYLKEIGRVNLLTASEEVELAIKIEEGDQEARQRLAEANLRLVVSIAKRYVGRGMQFLDLIQEGNMGLMKAVEKFDYKKGFKFSTYATWWIRQAITRAIADQARTIRIPVHMVETINKLIRIQRQLLQDLGREPTPEEIGAEMDLPTEKVREILKIAQEPVSLETPIGEEDDSHLGDFIEDHDATSPAENAAYELLKEQLEDVLDTLTDREENVLRLRFGLDDGRNRTLEDVGKVFGVTRERIRQIEAKALRKLRHPSRSKQLKDFLE; encoded by the coding sequence ATGGCTGATAAAAAACCGAAAACAACAAAAAAAGCGTACGATAGTGAAGTAAAAGTGTTAATTAAAGAGTATAAAGCAGCAGGAACGATTCATTACGATGAGTTAACAAATAAAATAGTAACTCCTTTTTCTTTAAGTGTAGATGAAATGGATGAACTTATCCAAACTGTTGAAGATGCAGGCGTTGGGGTAGTTGGAGACGATGGTGGCCCAACAGCTCGTCAATTGAAACTGAAAGAATTAAAAGCAGAAAAAGATGCAGAGAAACCTGAAGACCTAACAGCTCCTCCTGGTGTGAAAATCAATGATCCGGTTAGAATGTATTTGAAAGAAATCGGACGAGTTAACTTATTAACAGCTTCTGAAGAAGTTGAATTAGCAATTAAAATCGAAGAAGGCGACCAAGAAGCTCGTCAACGTCTTGCGGAAGCTAACTTACGTTTAGTTGTTAGTATTGCCAAGCGTTATGTTGGACGCGGAATGCAATTCCTAGATTTGATCCAAGAAGGTAACATGGGATTAATGAAAGCTGTTGAAAAATTTGATTACAAAAAAGGATTTAAATTTTCAACGTATGCAACTTGGTGGATTCGTCAAGCCATTACGCGTGCAATTGCCGACCAAGCTCGTACAATCCGTATTCCAGTTCATATGGTTGAAACAATCAACAAATTGATTCGTATCCAACGTCAATTGTTGCAAGATTTAGGCCGCGAACCAACTCCAGAAGAAATTGGAGCAGAAATGGATCTGCCAACTGAAAAAGTTCGTGAAATTCTAAAAATTGCTCAAGAACCTGTTTCTTTAGAAACACCTATTGGGGAAGAAGACGATTCTCATTTAGGCGATTTTATCGAAGACCACGATGCAACTAGTCCAGCTGAAAATGCTGCTTATGAGTTGTTAAAAGAACAATTAGAAGATGTACTAGATACTCTGACAGACCGTGAAGAAAATGTATTACGTTTACGTTTTGGTCTTGATGATGGACGTAATCGTACTCTTGAAGATGTGGGCAAAGTATTTGGCGTTACGCGCGAACGTATTCGTCAAATCGAAGCTAAAGCTCTTCGTAAATTACGTCACCCTAGTCGTTCTAAACAATTAAAAGACTTTTTAGAATAA
- a CDS encoding tRNA (adenine(22)-N(1))-methyltransferase translates to MDESQLSLRLSSAAAYVEPGDRLADIGSDHAYLPCAIVSKDPTVFAIAGEVVDGPFQAAKNQVQRLGLTDQISVRLGDGLEVLSSKDEVSVITICGMGGSLIASILDNGFNKGHLTGAERLVLQPNVGERTLREWLVNHQYSVISEEIIEENDKIYELMVAKKVPSKKITATETDLTFGFYLKDEQSAVFKKKWQRELEKNQYILNSLTKSSTDQQAKIKQFQAEIQKIEEVLK, encoded by the coding sequence ATGGACGAAAGTCAACTATCCTTGCGTTTAAGTAGTGCTGCGGCTTATGTTGAACCAGGAGATCGTTTAGCGGATATCGGTTCTGATCATGCTTATCTACCTTGCGCTATCGTTAGCAAAGACCCTACTGTTTTTGCCATAGCAGGTGAAGTTGTGGATGGACCATTTCAAGCAGCGAAAAATCAAGTTCAGCGTCTTGGATTAACAGATCAAATCAGCGTTCGGTTGGGAGACGGTTTAGAAGTTCTCTCTTCAAAAGATGAAGTGAGTGTGATTACGATTTGTGGTATGGGAGGATCGTTAATTGCTTCTATCTTAGATAATGGGTTCAATAAAGGTCATTTAACAGGGGCCGAACGCTTGGTCTTGCAGCCTAACGTAGGAGAAAGAACCTTGCGTGAGTGGTTAGTAAACCATCAATATTCCGTCATATCTGAAGAGATCATTGAAGAAAATGATAAGATTTATGAGTTGATGGTTGCCAAAAAAGTACCTTCAAAAAAAATAACCGCAACAGAAACTGATTTAACATTTGGCTTTTATTTAAAAGATGAACAGTCAGCTGTTTTTAAAAAGAAATGGCAACGGGAACTTGAAAAAAACCAATATATTTTAAATAGTTTAACAAAATCAAGTACAGATCAACAAGCTAAAATAAAACAGTTCCAAGCAGAAATTCAAAAAATAGAAGAGGTGCTAAAATGA
- a CDS encoding Nif3-like dinuclear metal center hexameric protein, with product MTETYGNEFVQKFESFAPKQLAESGDPVGLAVGTLNKPIKKMMITLDVRPEVVQEAIEQHVDFIFAHHPPIFRPLKNLATDDAQNKMLADLLKNDITVYSAHTNLDVATNGMNTWLADEIGLKETEIMHVTKRLSYKKIAVFVPKENEEEVRKALTAAGAGQIGPNYKDCTYTFEGIGRFTPINHANPTIGEIDQVEQVSEARIEVVFPEHLTQTIEKALFEAHPYEEPPYDLYTIENFVDEYGLGRVGNLAEPISVQEFAQKVKDVFGVTGLRYITPDNQKLIQRVAVCGGDAGKYYPEALRKKADVFITGDVYYHTAHDMLADGLTVIDPGHHIESICKPRLADLFTQWKTEANWNFDIIQSSINTNPYEFI from the coding sequence ATGACCGAGACCTATGGAAATGAGTTTGTTCAAAAATTTGAATCATTTGCTCCAAAACAACTAGCTGAATCTGGAGATCCAGTTGGACTAGCTGTCGGAACATTAAATAAACCGATAAAAAAAATGATGATCACATTGGATGTACGTCCTGAAGTGGTGCAAGAAGCGATCGAACAACATGTCGATTTTATCTTTGCTCATCATCCGCCTATTTTTAGACCTTTAAAAAACTTAGCAACTGATGATGCACAAAATAAAATGCTTGCTGATTTACTTAAAAATGATATAACGGTTTATTCCGCGCATACAAATTTAGATGTGGCAACAAATGGTATGAATACATGGTTAGCTGATGAAATTGGGTTAAAAGAAACAGAAATCATGCACGTAACAAAAAGACTTTCTTATAAAAAAATTGCAGTATTCGTCCCGAAAGAAAATGAAGAAGAAGTTCGAAAAGCATTAACAGCTGCTGGAGCGGGTCAAATTGGGCCGAATTACAAAGATTGCACGTATACATTTGAAGGTATTGGACGATTTACACCAATCAATCACGCTAATCCGACTATTGGCGAAATCGATCAAGTTGAACAAGTATCTGAAGCTCGTATTGAAGTCGTTTTTCCAGAACATTTGACACAAACAATTGAGAAAGCTTTATTTGAGGCTCATCCTTATGAAGAACCACCTTACGATTTGTATACCATTGAGAACTTTGTCGATGAATACGGATTGGGAAGGGTCGGAAATCTAGCAGAACCGATTTCAGTTCAGGAATTTGCTCAAAAGGTAAAAGATGTTTTTGGTGTGACTGGTTTGCGCTACATTACACCGGATAATCAAAAATTGATCCAACGCGTAGCAGTTTGTGGGGGAGACGCTGGGAAATATTATCCAGAGGCTCTTAGAAAAAAAGCAGATGTCTTCATTACTGGAGATGTTTATTACCACACGGCACACGATATGTTAGCGGATGGTTTGACGGTTATCGATCCTGGGCATCACATTGAAAGTATTTGCAAGCCAAGATTAGCTGACTTGTTTACACAATGGAAAACCGAAGCAAATTGGAATTTTGATATTATTCAGTCATCAATAAATACTAATCCTTATGAGTTCATTTAA
- the pepT gene encoding peptidase T: protein MYENLVPRFIRYVKTETRSDENSTTIPSTQSQVAFAKTLMEELKDLGLSDIAYNEANGYVTATLPSNTEKTVPTVGFIAHMDTADFNAENVNPQFHENYNGTAIVLNEEQQVVLDPKDFPNLKNYVGQTLITTDGTTLLGADDKAGIAEIMTAMEVLINDDSIEHGDIRVGFGPDEEIGIGADRFDVPGFNATFAYTMDGGPVGELEFESFNAASAIVKIQGKNVHPGTAKNTMVNAVKIGMAFDALLPQDEVPEKTDGREGFYHLVGITGEVDEATLTYIIRDHDREQFEARKAFMLEQVATLNKEYGSERITIELNDSYYNMGEIIEKDMTVVDIAEEAMKNLSIEPIIEPIRGGTDGSKISFMGLPTPNIFAGGENFHGRYEFVAVESMEKATAVIVEIARLNALKGA from the coding sequence ATGTATGAAAATTTAGTCCCTCGTTTTATTCGTTATGTAAAAACAGAAACACGTTCTGATGAAAATAGCACAACCATTCCATCTACGCAAAGCCAAGTCGCATTTGCTAAAACGTTAATGGAAGAATTAAAAGACCTTGGTTTAAGCGATATTGCCTATAATGAAGCCAATGGTTACGTTACGGCAACTTTGCCTAGCAATACAGAAAAAACAGTTCCCACAGTAGGCTTTATTGCTCATATGGATACGGCCGATTTTAATGCTGAAAATGTGAATCCACAATTTCATGAAAACTATAATGGAACAGCAATCGTTTTAAACGAAGAACAACAAGTTGTTTTAGATCCAAAAGATTTTCCTAATCTGAAAAATTACGTTGGGCAAACATTGATCACAACAGATGGAACAACGTTATTAGGAGCCGATGACAAAGCAGGAATCGCTGAAATTATGACAGCTATGGAAGTATTGATCAATGATGATTCAATTGAGCATGGTGATATTCGTGTTGGGTTTGGACCAGATGAAGAAATTGGGATCGGGGCAGATCGTTTTGATGTTCCGGGTTTTAATGCAACATTTGCGTACACAATGGATGGCGGACCTGTTGGCGAATTAGAATTTGAAAGTTTTAATGCAGCTTCAGCTATTGTAAAGATTCAAGGTAAAAATGTTCACCCTGGAACGGCTAAAAATACAATGGTCAATGCAGTAAAAATTGGAATGGCTTTTGATGCTTTATTGCCTCAAGATGAAGTACCAGAGAAAACAGATGGACGTGAAGGATTCTATCACTTAGTTGGAATCACTGGTGAAGTAGACGAAGCGACTTTGACTTATATTATTCGCGACCATGACCGTGAGCAATTTGAAGCGCGTAAAGCCTTTATGTTGGAACAAGTTGCAACATTAAATAAAGAATATGGCAGTGAACGAATCACGATCGAATTAAATGATTCTTACTACAACATGGGTGAGATCATCGAAAAAGATATGACTGTAGTTGATATAGCTGAAGAAGCGATGAAAAATCTTTCTATCGAGCCGATCATTGAACCGATTCGTGGCGGTACAGATGGATCTAAGATTTCATTCATGGGTCTTCCGACACCAAATATTTTTGCCGGTGGAGAAAACTTCCATGGCCGCTATGAATTTGTAGCAGTGGAAAGCATGGAAAAAGCGACTGCTGTTATTGTTGAGATCGCTCGTTTGAACGCTTTAAAAGGAGCATAA
- a CDS encoding DUF1294 domain-containing protein: MIFLWIYLLLCNSLLFVLMRVDKQKAIKHQWRIPEKTLLFLGLIGGGIGGILGMRLFRHKTTKISFKFTFALGTLLAVLMLVYVNY; this comes from the coding sequence ATGATTTTTTTATGGATCTATCTGCTTTTGTGCAATAGTTTATTATTTGTACTGATGCGTGTAGATAAACAAAAAGCCATAAAACATCAATGGAGAATCCCTGAAAAAACACTTTTATTTTTAGGCCTCATTGGTGGTGGAATAGGCGGTATCTTAGGGATGCGACTGTTTCGACATAAAACGACAAAAATTTCTTTTAAGTTTACATTTGCTTTAGGAACGCTTTTAGCTGTTTTAATGTTGGTGTATGTTAATTATTAA